In the genome of Variovorax sp. PAMC26660, the window TCCGATCGAGGAGCGCTTTCACCCAGACGTAGTTGCAATGTTGGTCGCGGTTCCCGCGGGGGCGACAGTGATGCCAGGGGATTCCTGGGACGGCAAGGTGTTTGGCCCACCGCCGGTGCCAGTGATCCCGCCAGTGACAGCCGATCAGGCCAAGGCCCAGCGCGACACGCTTCTTGCTGATGCCACTTTGCGCATCGGGCCTCTGCAGGATGCGATCGACATCGGCGAGGCCACGGATGCGGAGACCGCAGCGCTCAAGCTGTGGAAGCAATACCGCGTCGACCTCAGCCGAATCGAGACGCAGGCTGGATTTCCTAAATCGGTTGTTTGGCCGAAGGCGCCCGGCTGAAAGAGCCCTAGATCACCGCGACCCGCTTCGGCGGGTTTTCTTTTGCCTGAAAGGACGGCATGAACCAAACAGACCTCACTCCGGTGCACGTCTTCACGCAGCTCGCCTCGCTGGTTTTCGGCATGTCGGTCGCAATGGTTGTTGGTCCGTACATCGTGATCGGCATCGGTGCGATGGGTGGCGCGGCCGTGATGATCATGCAGCGGCAGGGCGACGGGAACATCCGCGCCTTCATCTACTTCTTGGCATCGGCCGCCGTCGCGGTGCTACTGACGGTGCCCATCTCGATGATGGTCGCCTCGTTCTGGGAGCCGATCCGGGATCAGTGGCTGTTTGCGCCAGTGTCCTTCGGGCTGGGCTACGTGGGCGACAAGTATCCAGCAATCATGTCTTGGGTCGGCTCGAAGATCAGTGCGTTCGTCGATGTGTTGATCGCCGCAAGGGGGCAGAAATGACCAGCACGGAATTCCTCCCTGCTGGCCTCAACGCCGCGCTCTCTGCTGCCATCGTCTTCGTGTGCATCTGCCGCGCCGACAAGATCACTGGCAGCGTCCTCAACCGCGTGAAAGCGCAGTACGTGCTCATGGTGATGGGAGCCTGTGCCAACGGTGCTGCACCGTGGCTCTTCGCGATGCCTGGCTGGCCCTCTGTCTTCTTCACCTTCGCGGTGCTCTTCATGCTGGCGGCCGACAGCTACCAGTGGCGCCGCGGCCCTCCCGAAAGTTCAACTGGCCCTGCGCCGTTAGGAGACCTGTGATGCCATCAAACCGCAAAGCTTTCCTCGACATGTTGGCTGTGTCCGAAGGAACCCGCACCAGTCCCGCCACCGTGAACGATGGGTACGACGTGATCGTTACCGGCGTGGATGGAAAGTCCGAAGTTTTCACCGACTACAGCACACATCCGTTTGCCAACGGGCGGCCGTCGAAGGTGATCAACAGTCGCGGGCTGACCTCCAACGCGTCGGGCCGTTACCAGTTCATGCTCAAGGACTGGGCACACTACAAGGCACAGCTCGGCCTCCCGGACTTTGGCCCTGACTCGCAGGATCTATGGGCGCTGCAGCTTATTCGTGAGCGTGGCGCACTGCCGTTGATCGATGCGGGCAGTTTTGACCTGGCAGTGGCGCGCGTGCGCAACCTGTGGGCGAGCCTGCCAGGCGCAGGGTACGGGCAGCCCGAGCACTGCATCGACAGGCTGCGTGCGGCGTACCAGGCCGCGGGCGGGATGCTCGCATGACGCACGTTTGCTGCCTTTGTGGATCTGCAGGTCATGAGACGACGCAGTGCAAGTGGAGGATCGTTCGATGACCAAGATTTTTGACGTGGTGCCCGGCTGGATCTATGCGGCGGTCATTGCACTGCTGCTGTTTTTCATGCTCGGCCAACGTGTGCAAGTCAGCAACGCTAAGGCCGCGACGGCACGCGCACAGGTGGCATTGGCTGACGCGAGAACTCAGGCGGTGCAAGCCGCACAGAAGGCCGAAGAAGATGCCCGAACTGAAGAAACCCGCCGCGAGGCTGAAAAACAGGAAGTGATCGACCATGCACGCCAACAAACTGAAGCCGCTCTGGCTGCTGCCCGTGATGCTGACGCTGCTGCTGACAAGCTGCGCGGTCAGCTCACCGCCTATGTCGCCGCCGTCCGTCGCGCCACCACGAATCCCAGCACTTCCAGCAGAAGCACGCCAGCCGACGATCCCATCGGAGTGCTTGCCGATGTGCTCAGCCGCGCTGACGCAAGAGCGGGCATCCTGGCAAAGTTCGCTGACTCTGCCCACATCGCCGGCACTGCCTGCGAGCGGTACGCCGATGGACTACAGCCTCCCAGTCGGTAAGCTGCCCACGTCACACTGATCCACCATCCCCCCCAGCGTCCGCGCTGGGGGGCTTTTTCGTTTCTGAGTGCGACAATCGCAGACATTCTCAGATGGAGGGATGCGATTGATGAAACGATATGCAAAGGCAGTGCTACGTCCTGCTTGGAACGCATTGAAGTGGCGGATGGACGGGATTGCCAAGGCCGAATCGGGCGCTGCTCTCACCGCAGCCATGCGGCGCGCAGACGATCTTGAAAACGTGCTGCGCGAGACAAATGAGCGGCTTGGGAAAGCGCTCACAAGAATCGACGATGCGGAGCGACAACTTGCGCGAAGCTCGCAGATCTATTCAAAGGTCAGGACTGCGTTTCCTGATCTTTTTTACAGCGATCAGATCGAGAGAGAACTCACGCAGTACAACGATCAGATCGACGTTCACGAGCTGCCGTCAGTTTTCGACTACTGGTCGAACAAGTACATCCTTCCGCTGTTCCATGAGTGCGGGTTCTCCACGGTTGATGAGTTCTATGCGAAGAACCTTGTGCAAGCTGCCCAGCGAGTTGGCGGTACGGCTCGGTTTATCAGCATCGGGGCGGGGAACTGCGACACAGAAATTCGCGTCGTCAAGTTGATGCTCGAACTCGGCCTCAAAGACTTTGAATTCGAGTGCTTGGATCTCAACCCGACGATGCTAGATCGCGGCCGAGAGGCCGTGGACGCTAGTGGGCTTGGCCGAATTTTTCGATTCGTGCAAGGCGACTTCAATGCGTGGATTCCGTCAGGCGAATACGCTGGAGTCATGGCGAACCATTCGCTGCATCACGTCACCAACCTGGAAGGGCTTTTTGATTCGATCAAGGCGTCGCTCAATCCTCGCGGCTACTTCGTGTCGAGCGACATGATCGGGCGCAACGGCCACATGCGTTGGCCTGAGGCGCTTGGACACGTTGAACGCATCTGGCAAGAGCTACCGGCAGAGCGGCGATACAACCACCAAATGCGGCGCGCGGAACCCACGTTCGTGAACTGGGATTGTTCAAGCGAAGGGTTTGAAGGTATCCGCGCGCAGGACATCCTCCCTCTTCTTGTGGATCGCTTCGACTTCCCGGTTTTTCTCGCTTTTGGGAACGTGATCAACCCGTTTGTGGATCGATGCTTCGGCCCCAACTTCGACGCAGATTCGGCAGATGATCGAGCGTTCATCGACCGCATCCATGCCATCGACGAGGCGGGCTTCGAGAGCGGCGAATTGACGCCGACGCAAATGCTGGCCGTGATGAGCCCCACCGCAGTGGATTCCCACGTTTACGCGCGAGGCCTCAGCCCGCAGAAGGCGGCGCGGTCGACAAACTAATCGTTAGCGACCGCATCAGACTACGCCTTGCTCACCTTCAGTTCCAGCCGGTAGCCCAGCGCACTGAAGGCCTGCGCCATCGTGTCGATCTTCGTCGCGTGATGAAGATCCAGGATGCGCGTTACCTCTTGGGGTTTGATCCCCATCGACCGGGCAATGTCGATGGGCCGCGCCTTCTTCTTCAGCACGATGTTCAGCAGTTCCACCTTGGACGCGACGGAGAGCGGAAGCTCAACCAGGCGCTCGTCTTTCTGGAGCGCGCTTGGTCGAGGAACCTCTCTGCCATCCTCAAAGTAGAAATCCATGGCCGTGACGAGTGCGTCAATGGCCATGGCTTGCGCTTCTTCTAAGGTGTCCCCCTGCGTGATGGCCTCCGGTACGTCCCGGAAGGTGACCACAAAGCCGCCTTCATCCGCCGGCTCAAACTTAGCTGGAAATTTCAACATCTATACCTCTACTGTCCTGGCGTTCGTGAATGGAGCAACCCGGGATAGGCCCTTTCGGGCCTCCCTCTCATTTCAGTCCTAGTTGCTTCAGGATTGCTTGTTTAGTGCCTTCCTTCAGTTCCTTGCTTGGGTGTCTCGGTAAGACTGTCTGTTTGCCGTTGATGGAGAGTTTGGAGTGTTTCTTTCCCTCTACCGCTACGACTCCCTGAGTCTTGAGCCACCGCTTGAATTCACTGATTTTCACGACCGCCTTTCTGTTGTTACGATGGATGAATTATAAACAAAAATGCTTTCAACCCGCAAGAGGTTTATACGCATTTTTGCTAAATAATTTCCATCGAAGCAACGGGGCTTGCTGATGCGAAGCAGGCCGGCTGGCTACTCGCTGCCGTTCCGCTCGACCGGCACCACGAGCCATACCTGCCGGTGCTCCCACACTCGATGCACGCCGTCGACCGTCTGGGAGTCGAGTTCGGTTCCTGACAGCAGGAAACCGGGCCCCTTGTGCGCCACGATGACAGGATCGGTGATCCGTCCACGGCTGGCCATCTGCGCAGTGCCGTAGCTGACGTACAGGCTGGCCTCGACCAGGTTGCGCGCCGAGTTGTTCTTGTCGCGGTCGGATTCCAGGATGGTGACGGTTACGCGCATGGGGGCATCGCGCTCGCCAACCTTCAGGCGCAGGCCCTGGCGCATCAGGGGAGTGACTTCGGCGAAGAACATGGCTCAGGCCGCCCGTTTCATTGGGAGCACGTTTTTCGGCAGCGGCGGGGGTTGCCCGGTCTCGCATGCCACGAGGAAGTCGGCCCAGATCCCGAGAGCGTGCCGGCGCTCAGGGATCTCTTCCCGCACGTCGTAGATGCCCTCCATGCCCTTGAGCTTGTGGTTCAGGGCGATCTCGGAAATCTCGCGCGACACGCCCAGGTTGCGCAGATGCCCCTTGGCCGTGCTGCGCGTGTCGTGAGGGGTGAAGCGGCGAATGTCGATGGCGCCGCGAACGAAGGCGCGATTGAAAGCAGCCCAGAGTGTGGTGCGGCCGACAGGCACATCGCCCAACTTGATGACTCGATCTATCCGGCGGGCGGGGAGCACCCACTGCGAATCGCCAGCCACTGAGATCAGCTCGCGGAACCACTCCACCACCACGGGCGGCAGCGGCACCGAAAAACCCACACGGGTCTTCACGGAGTCGTCCGGCACCCACCAGGTGCCGGCGTCCAGGTCTACGTCCACCTTTTTCGCCTTCACCAGCTCGACGCCACGAACGCAGGTGACGAGCAGGATGCGGAACGCCAGACCGTTTTCGCGACCGATGAAGTCGACGCCAGACAGCAGCGCCTTTAGTTCGTCAGTGGCCAGCATGATGCGCTTGCGCACAGGGGGCCGCGGCCCCTTGAGCGATGTGAGCTTGATCCCCATGCATGGGTTGGCCGCCACTATGGTCAGACCGCAGGCGTGGTCGTACAGCTTTGAGGCTGTCGTGAGGGCGCGCTTGGTCATCGTCCATGACCGTTTGCTGTCCTTGAGCACGGTGACGATGTCCATGCTGGTCACCTGATCCACGCGACGCGTACCCAGCTTTGGCACGATGACCTGGTCGAGGTCCGCATTGCGGTAGTAGATCGTGCCGGCCGCAAAGTCGCTGGGCAGCAGCACCTTCTTGCGGTAGTCGTCCACAAGCTCGGAGACGGTCCATGCAGCGGCCGCTCGGGTCTTGCGCTCCTGCTTCTGAGTTGCCGGGTCGACGCCCTTGTCGATGGACGCGCGCAGTGCCCGAGCGTCCTCGCGCGCTGCGGCCAGGCTGATGTCGGGATAGTTCCCAATGGTCATCTCCTTGCGGGCGCCGCCGCCTTGGCGGTAGCGCAGCACCCACGACGCAGTGCCGCCCTTCGACAGGGTGAAGGTCAGGCCGTCGCCATCGGACTTGGCGACAGGCGCCCCCTTGGCGATCCAGCGCTTGATCTGCAGGTCGGAGAGTAGGTGACTGAGTTTGGCCATCGTCTGGGGAGGTTGGGTAGCTAGGCCGTCTAGCTACCCACCTAGCTACCCAGCCAACGCGAGTCAGTGTGACACATCAGGAATCATGAGGCGCCAACTTCTCCAGAAAAATCAACGACTTGCCGAAACTCGCGGCACGCCCTGACACATCCAGAGTCACCAATGAAAATTCCAGGTGGCGATTTTCATAAGCAATGTATCTATCTGATATCCAAGGGCGTACCCCAAAAATCTTCGCTGTCCTGCATCGTTCGTGAGCCGGAGGCGGCAATGAAACACACGGGTGATGCTACAGATTCGATTGGGCCGTATTTTGGGCGGACTCCGGTTCCACTTGGAGGGCGTCTGGACAGACTGTTACTTGTGATTCGGTGGTCCGAGGCCGGATCACGAACTCTTGCCGGCCTCCGCATTTTTCCTCCGGATCCGGCTCGCCTTCTCCTCGGAGTAAGGCTCGCAGGTCGGCTCGCTTCTGGAGACGGTGCCTTCGTCCAGGCCGTGATCGCGGTAGCTGCAAATGGCCCCGGGCTTGACGTTCGCCAGACAGGATTGTTCTGACAAGCCAGCGGCGGTCGGCGCATAGGCCGGCAGTTCTTCTTCGGGGACGTAGGTGTACAGCGCAGGGTTGGCGCGTGCGAGGCCGCCTTGCTTCTCGGCCAGAAGAAGAGGGCCCACGCTGCCATCCGCCTGCAAGGCCGCTTTCCAGACGAAAAACTGCGGCACGGTCGCATCGGTGGTGCTTGCCGCAGCGTCGCCGTTTTTCCAGCGATAGATGGTTTGCACGGGCAGCGCCTTCGGATCTTCCGGTTCGCTGTAGCGCTTGGCTTGGAGGTCCTGGGCTCGCGCGAAATAGAACACGTCGGTCGGCGTCACGTGAACGTAGCTTGCCGTGGAGACTCTCTGGCGCAGGCCGCTGCGCTCGGCGGGCTTGTACTGGTGGGGCTCGGCGGCCAGCACGGTCACCTTCAGGCTCTTGCTGCCGAGGTCGTAGAACCACACCTGGCCTGCCTGCGCGGTGAAGGCGTACTGCAGGCGCGGATGGCCATCGAAGCTTGGCGGCACGACGTTGGGGGCGGCCAGATAGTTTTTCGTGTTCCCCGCATACGTGGGCGGCTTCTCGGTGGGAAGCGAGCCCCACTTCACCTTGTCCGACACGGGCCAAGCGCGCGAGACGCTGCAACTGCAGGAGGCGTTTTTTTCCGTCAGGTTGTTGCAGGTGACGGGCGCTCCGTCGAGCACCTCGCCATCGCGAAACTGCTTGATGGCTACCGTGGATGTTTCCTGGAAGTACACGGTCCTCCATGTCAGCGTCGCGATGCCGTAGGGCGTGATCACGCACCCTGAAAGCAATGAAAAGACAGGCAGCAGGGCGAAGAGCTTGTGCGGCAGCCGCATAGGTTGGTTCCCGTTTCTTGTTTTGGTGAGAGCCGGAGTATCTGCGCCCTTCAACGCGAGGGGAGGCGCGCGCGCAGCGCTCGGATCGTCGTGCGCTGGTAGACCACCAGAAAGCACAGGACCAGCGTCAGGATCGGCCACAGCACGCAAAAGACGTAGACGTTGATCTCGTTGTAGGTGATGCCAAGAACCTTGGCCCAGTGGATCAGGAAATTGACGCACCAGTCAAAGACGGGGTCCACAAAGGTGTGTTTCGACATGCAGTTTTCTCCCGATCGGATGCGAGCCAGACAAGCGCTAGAAAGTTTCGCATCGATCGCGGATCTTCCTCGCGCCGTTCGTCCGCTCGTGTCGAGCACCGGGTCGACCGCGACCGGGGTAAGTCCCTATCCCGTCCAGCCGGACGAACGCGGACATTACCCGCGAGTAGAAAATTTACTGATAAGTAGATTTTCGCGTGTGAGCCTCGAAGAACATCCAAATGGAGACAACAACATGAGACGTACTCACTGGCGGCGCGCAAGCCCGCTTTGCCTGCTGACCCTGATTGCCCTGACGGCATGCGGCGGGGGTGGCGGCGGTGGCCCCGGCTTCCTGCCGGTCTTCGGAGGCAACCCGGTCAGCCCTCCTGCGCAGGACAGCTACAAAGCCGAGATCCGTCGCACGGCCTTCGGCGTGCCGCACATCAAGGCGGACAACTTCGAGGGTGTCGGCTATGGCTACGGCTATGCGCAGGCCCAGGACAGCCTCTGCACGTTGGCCGACTCCTTCCTTACCTACCGTGGAGAGAGGTCGCGCTATTTCGGCGCGGATGCACAGAGCGTCTACGCCGGCATCCTCGGACGGCCGCTCAACCTCGAGTCGGACTTTTTCCACAAGCACGTGATCACCGCCGATACGCTCGACGCGATGCGCGCGGCGCAGCCCGACACCTTGCGTAAGCTGGTCGAGGGCTTTGCCGCGGGCTACAACCGCTACGTCCGGGAGATCAAGGCCGGCGGTCCGGAAAACGCGGCATGCGGCAAGGAAGCCTGGGTTGCGCCCATCACGCCTGACGACATCTACCGGCGGATGTACCACGCCGGCCTTGCGGGCGGCTACAGCAATTTCGTCTCGGGCATCGCGGCGGCGGTGCCGCCGTCGCCGCAAGTTGCCAGGATCGCGTCGGGCAGCGCCAGCGCGCTGAAGGCTGCATCGTCCACTGTGCGGCGTGCGGTCTTGCCCCCGATACAGGTCGGCGGCCAGAAAGGCATCGGCAGCAACATGATCGGGTTCGGCACCACCGCGACCGGCGACGCGAGCCCCTTGTTGTTCGGCAACCCGCACTGGTACTGGCACGGGCCCGATCGGCTCTACCAGGCCCATCTCACTGTTCCGGGCCAGCTCAACGTCAGTGGCGCGAGCTTCCCGGGCGTGCCCGTGATGCTGCTGGGCTTCAACGACAACGTGGCGTGGAGCCACACGGTGTCGACCGCGAAGCGCTACAGCCTCTACCAGTTGCAACTGGCCAAGGACGACGCGACCAGCTACGTGCGCGACGGCCAGAACGTGAAGATGCAGCCCACGGCCATCACGGTGACCGTCAAGCAGCCATCGGGCAGCCTGATGCAGGTCACGCGCACGCTGTACCGGTCAGCGTACGGTCCGCTCGTCGACCTGTCGGGCATCGACCCCTCGTTCGCGTGGAGCCAATCCATCGCCTTTGCCGTGCGCGACATCAACAGCCAGAACTACCGCGTGTGGCGCAGCTGGCTGCGCTGGAATCAGGCCAAGTCTCTCGACGAACTGGTTGCCGTCCAGCGCGAGGAAGCGGCCGTTCCATGGGTCAACACGGTCGCTGTCGGCAGAGGCAGTGCCAAGGCCTGGTATGCCGACATGGGCGCGGTGCCCAACGTATCGGATGCGCAGATCGCCCAGTGCAACACCGACGAGGGGCGCGCGCTTGCGGCATTGTTCGGCGGCGGGGCCGACGCGCCCATCGTGCTTGACGGCTCCCGCAGTGCCTGCGACTGGAAGGACGATCCCGATTCGGCGCAATCCGGCGCCATCGGCCCGTCGCGCCTGCCCAGCCTGTGGCGCGACGACTATGTCGCCAACATGAACGACAGCTACTGGCTCGCGAACCCCAAGGCGCCACTGACCGGCTACCCGTCGATCATGGGACCGGCGGGCACCGCACCCGTCAGCTTCCGCACGCAGCTTGGCAACCGGCTCGCGCAGGACCGCCTCGAAGGCACGGACGGCTACGCGGGCGACAAGGCCACGGTCGACACGGTTAAGCAGATGGTGCTCAACAGCCGCGCCTACAACGCTGAAATCTTCAAGACCCAGATGCTGGACATCGTCTGTGCGGTGCCAACGATCTCAGTCATCGGAGATCCGCTGGGAGACGGGATCTTTCCTTCGCCGCGCGACGTCGATACCGCGCAAGCGTGCGACGTGCTCAGGCAATGGGGCAACACCGGCAACATCGGCGCGCGCGGTGCTCACATCTGGGACGAGTTCTGGAGCAGGGCATCGCAACTGGATGCCGGCGCACTCTACGCCGTGCCTTTCAGCGCCAGCGATCCGTTGCACACGCCGCGCGGCGTCAAGTCCTCGGCCGCCGTCGATCTGCAGCAGGCCTTTGGCGCGGCCGTGCTGCGCGTGAAGGCCAGTCCCTACCCGCTGGATGCGGCGCGCGGTGACTACCTGTTCACCGTGCGCGGCGGCGTGAAGATCCCGCTGTACGGCGGCTGCGTGGACGGCTACTTCACCCACATCTGCGCCAACAACCGGCTCGACAAGGGCGGCTACAACATGGACAGCGACGCCATCGCCAATGGCAACAGCTACCTCCAGATCGTCCGGTTTCCGCAAGGCGGCGTGGAGGCGCACACCCTGGTCTCGTACTCGGTCTCGGAAGACCCGGCTTCTGTGCACTTCGGGGACTACACGCAGGCTTACGGCAACAAGCAGTGGCTGCGGCTGCCGTTCTCCGAGGGGGAGATCACGGGGGACGCGGCGTATCGGAGCGTGACCGTGCGGGAATAGCGAAGGGCGCGCACCCCAGCCCCTCGGCCTAACGCGCCGAGGGGCGCAGTCCCATGATCACGTGGTCTGCAAAGGCCTCGGCAATCGCCTCTCCGCTGGCGTCACCCTTTTCCGTGAACCAGCGGTTGATGTTGTTGATGGCGCCCATGAAGAAGAACACCGCGAGCTTGGGGTCGCAGGGCGCGATCGATCCTTCGTCGACGCAGCGTGCAACCAACGCGCGCAACTGCGTGTCGACCACGCGGCGCCGCTGCTGGATCAGTGCGCTGTGCTGCTCGGTCATCGAGTAGTACTCGGTCAGCACCACGCAGGTTCCCAGCTCACTCGTCATCTTGCGGATGTAGAGACTCACGAACAGGCGCAACGCATCCAGCGCGGTCGTGCCTTCCGACTCGGCACTCTGCAGCGCTTCCTCGGCCATGCCGATGGCAAGACGATGGCACTCGTACAGGATCTCGTGCTTGTTCTTGACGTAGCGGTACAGCGCCGGCTTGGTGACCGACAACGCGCTCGCGATGTCGTCGAGCGTGGTGTTGTGAAACCCCTTGACCCCGAAGGTGCGGCCCGCAGCGGCGATCAGCGCCCGCTTGCGGATTTCGCGCGGATCGGGCGTGTCGGCCAGCGCATTGTTCCAGCGCGCGGTCTTGGCAATGGGGGGATCTGTGGGCGGTGCAACCATGGGTGGAAGTGGATTGTCGGTCAACGGTGAACGGGGTCTGCCCGCTTGACGGGACTCCGGGTCAACTTTATATTCACTCAAAGTTACTGCAAAGTAACTTTCAATGACCGCCAAGAAAAAAGGCCAGTTCGCACCCCGTGCACCGGCCATCAACGGAGACATCAATGGCATTCTTTCGCTCCTGCGGCGCAGCCGTGGCGCTGGCCGCCTGCACGCTCGCCGCGTCTGCACAACAACAGCAACAGCCGCCGATCCGTATCGCGCACATCGACACGTTTTCAGGGCCCACTGCCTCGACCGGCGTGACGGTGTCCAAGACGCTGCTGTACGCGGTGAACCTCATCAACGAGCGCGGCGGCGTGCTGGGTCGCAAGCTCGAAGTGGTGCAGATGGACAACGCCGGCGA includes:
- a CDS encoding tail fiber assembly protein — encoded protein: MQYARIQDGLVAELIAPFTRTEADRPQAPAPLAEDATEQDRETHELLQAAHDDYIAGDVPIEERFHPDVVAMLVAVPAGATVMPGDSWDGKVFGPPPVPVIPPVTADQAKAQRDTLLADATLRIGPLQDAIDIGEATDAETAALKLWKQYRVDLSRIETQAGFPKSVVWPKAPG
- a CDS encoding glycoside hydrolase family 104 protein, with amino-acid sequence MPSNRKAFLDMLAVSEGTRTSPATVNDGYDVIVTGVDGKSEVFTDYSTHPFANGRPSKVINSRGLTSNASGRYQFMLKDWAHYKAQLGLPDFGPDSQDLWALQLIRERGALPLIDAGSFDLAVARVRNLWASLPGAGYGQPEHCIDRLRAAYQAAGGMLA
- a CDS encoding DUF2514 family protein, translating into MTKIFDVVPGWIYAAVIALLLFFMLGQRVQVSNAKAATARAQVALADARTQAVQAAQKAEEDARTEETRREAEKQEVIDHARQQTEAALAAARDADAAADKLRGQLTAYVAAVRRATTNPSTSSRSTPADDPIGVLADVLSRADARAGILAKFADSAHIAGTACERYADGLQPPSR
- a CDS encoding class I SAM-dependent methyltransferase; amino-acid sequence: MKRYAKAVLRPAWNALKWRMDGIAKAESGAALTAAMRRADDLENVLRETNERLGKALTRIDDAERQLARSSQIYSKVRTAFPDLFYSDQIERELTQYNDQIDVHELPSVFDYWSNKYILPLFHECGFSTVDEFYAKNLVQAAQRVGGTARFISIGAGNCDTEIRVVKLMLELGLKDFEFECLDLNPTMLDRGREAVDASGLGRIFRFVQGDFNAWIPSGEYAGVMANHSLHHVTNLEGLFDSIKASLNPRGYFVSSDMIGRNGHMRWPEALGHVERIWQELPAERRYNHQMRRAEPTFVNWDCSSEGFEGIRAQDILPLLVDRFDFPVFLAFGNVINPFVDRCFGPNFDADSADDRAFIDRIHAIDEAGFESGELTPTQMLAVMSPTAVDSHVYARGLSPQKAARSTN
- a CDS encoding type II toxin-antitoxin system HicB family antitoxin, which encodes MLKFPAKFEPADEGGFVVTFRDVPEAITQGDTLEEAQAMAIDALVTAMDFYFEDGREVPRPSALQKDERLVELPLSVASKVELLNIVLKKKARPIDIARSMGIKPQEVTRILDLHHATKIDTMAQAFSALGYRLELKVSKA
- a CDS encoding type II toxin-antitoxin system HicA family toxin, with protein sequence MKISEFKRWLKTQGVVAVEGKKHSKLSINGKQTVLPRHPSKELKEGTKQAILKQLGLK
- a CDS encoding tyrosine-type recombinase/integrase is translated as MAKLSHLLSDLQIKRWIAKGAPVAKSDGDGLTFTLSKGGTASWVLRYRQGGGARKEMTIGNYPDISLAAAREDARALRASIDKGVDPATQKQERKTRAAAAWTVSELVDDYRKKVLLPSDFAAGTIYYRNADLDQVIVPKLGTRRVDQVTSMDIVTVLKDSKRSWTMTKRALTTASKLYDHACGLTIVAANPCMGIKLTSLKGPRPPVRKRIMLATDELKALLSGVDFIGRENGLAFRILLVTCVRGVELVKAKKVDVDLDAGTWWVPDDSVKTRVGFSVPLPPVVVEWFRELISVAGDSQWVLPARRIDRVIKLGDVPVGRTTLWAAFNRAFVRGAIDIRRFTPHDTRSTAKGHLRNLGVSREISEIALNHKLKGMEGIYDVREEIPERRHALGIWADFLVACETGQPPPLPKNVLPMKRAA
- a CDS encoding penicillin acylase family protein, with the translated sequence MRRTHWRRASPLCLLTLIALTACGGGGGGGPGFLPVFGGNPVSPPAQDSYKAEIRRTAFGVPHIKADNFEGVGYGYGYAQAQDSLCTLADSFLTYRGERSRYFGADAQSVYAGILGRPLNLESDFFHKHVITADTLDAMRAAQPDTLRKLVEGFAAGYNRYVREIKAGGPENAACGKEAWVAPITPDDIYRRMYHAGLAGGYSNFVSGIAAAVPPSPQVARIASGSASALKAASSTVRRAVLPPIQVGGQKGIGSNMIGFGTTATGDASPLLFGNPHWYWHGPDRLYQAHLTVPGQLNVSGASFPGVPVMLLGFNDNVAWSHTVSTAKRYSLYQLQLAKDDATSYVRDGQNVKMQPTAITVTVKQPSGSLMQVTRTLYRSAYGPLVDLSGIDPSFAWSQSIAFAVRDINSQNYRVWRSWLRWNQAKSLDELVAVQREEAAVPWVNTVAVGRGSAKAWYADMGAVPNVSDAQIAQCNTDEGRALAALFGGGADAPIVLDGSRSACDWKDDPDSAQSGAIGPSRLPSLWRDDYVANMNDSYWLANPKAPLTGYPSIMGPAGTAPVSFRTQLGNRLAQDRLEGTDGYAGDKATVDTVKQMVLNSRAYNAEIFKTQMLDIVCAVPTISVIGDPLGDGIFPSPRDVDTAQACDVLRQWGNTGNIGARGAHIWDEFWSRASQLDAGALYAVPFSASDPLHTPRGVKSSAAVDLQQAFGAAVLRVKASPYPLDAARGDYLFTVRGGVKIPLYGGCVDGYFTHICANNRLDKGGYNMDSDAIANGNSYLQIVRFPQGGVEAHTLVSYSVSEDPASVHFGDYTQAYGNKQWLRLPFSEGEITGDAAYRSVTVRE
- a CDS encoding TetR/AcrR family transcriptional regulator, encoding MVAPPTDPPIAKTARWNNALADTPDPREIRKRALIAAAGRTFGVKGFHNTTLDDIASALSVTKPALYRYVKNKHEILYECHRLAIGMAEEALQSAESEGTTALDALRLFVSLYIRKMTSELGTCVVLTEYYSMTEQHSALIQQRRRVVDTQLRALVARCVDEGSIAPCDPKLAVFFFMGAINNINRWFTEKGDASGEAIAEAFADHVIMGLRPSAR